In the genome of Pelodiscus sinensis isolate JC-2024 chromosome 3, ASM4963464v1, whole genome shotgun sequence, one region contains:
- the DDO gene encoding D-aspartate oxidase isoform X1 yields the protein MAGTVRGRGWVRSWGRDALGLGWEDARGPLQAGSETPSSKYCWTMSNTSQRISVTEQHMAERKIAVVGAGLIGLSTAVYISESIPKCSVTVISERFTPNTTSDVAAGMLIPHTYPGTPVHQQKQWFRETFDYLFEISNSSEASDAGIHLVSGWQIFKTIPDEELPFWSDVVLGFRSMTKEELKKFPQHKFGQAFTTLKCDCPSYLVWLEKRLKENGSQVYARRVEDLWELHNKYDIIVNCSGIGSRELMGDLEIYPVRGQVLKVHAPWVKHFIRDGDGLTYIYPGIHNVTLGGTRQKDNWSLSPDPSSSKDIFDRCCVLEPSLQRAQNVMVRVGLRPSRLAVRLQKEMLVHGGKKLPVVHNYGHGSGGFSVHRGTAKEAARLVGECIAALEGSSSKAKL from the exons ATGGCAGGGACGGTCCGCGGTCGGGGCTGGGttcggagctgggggagagatgctCTAGGGCTGGGTTGGGAGGACGCGCGGGGCCCACTCCAAGCAGGGTCAGAGacacccagctccaaatattgctggaccaTGAGCAACACTTCCCAAAGAATATCTGTgacagaacag CATATGGCTGAGCGAAAGATCGCAGTTGTTGGTGCTGGGTTGATTGGCCTGTCTACAGCTGTGTACATTTCAGAATCTATTCCCAAATGCTCTGTGACTGTAATTTCAGAGAGATTTACTCCCAACACAACAAGTGATGTAGCAGCTGGAATGCTTATTCCACACACTTACCCAG GCACACCAGTTCACCAGCAAAAGCAGTGGTTTAGGGAGACTTTTGACTATCTTTTTGAAATCAGTAATTCATCTGAGGCTTCAGATGCTGGCATTCATCTGGTGTCTGG CTGGCAGATCTTTAAAACCATCCCTGATGAAGAGTTACCATTTTGGTCTGATGTTGTCCTGGGATTTCGTTCAATGACTAAAGAGGAGTTGAAGAAATTTCCACAGCACAAATTTGGTCAGGCCTTTACTACGCTGAAATGTGACTGCCCATCCTATCTGGTGTGGTTGGAGAAAAG GTTGAAAGAAAATGGCAGCCAGGTGTATGCAAGACGAGTAGAAGATCTGTGGGAACTGCATAACAAATATGACATCATTGTCAATTGTTCAGGCATTGGATCCAGAGAACTCATGGGTGACTTGGAAATATATCCTGTGAGAGGTCAAGTACTCAAGGTTCATGCTCCTTGGGTGAAACACTTCATCCGGGATGGGGACGGATTAACCTACATTTATCCGGGAATACACAATGTAACATTAGGTGGGACAAGGCAAAAGGACAACTGGAGCTTATCCCCAGATCCTAGCAGTAGCAAAGACATATTTGACAGATGTTGTGTTCTTGAACCCTCACTTCAAAGAGCCCAGAATGTGATGGTGAGGGTGGGTCTGAGGCCATCCAGGTTAGCTGTGAGACTGCAAAAAGAGATGCTGGTCCATGGTGGGAAAAAATTGCCTGTGGTTCACAACTATGGACATGGTTCGGGTGGTTTTTCAGTGCACAGGGGCACTGCCAAAGAGGCTGCTCGACTGGTGGGAGAATGTATTGCTGCTCTGGAAGGCTCCTCTTCAAAGGCAAAGTTATAA
- the DDO gene encoding D-aspartate oxidase isoform X2 — MLLRTSKQSLENSSCQTESGFFTHKHMAERKIAVVGAGLIGLSTAVYISESIPKCSVTVISERFTPNTTSDVAAGMLIPHTYPGTPVHQQKQWFRETFDYLFEISNSSEASDAGIHLVSGWQIFKTIPDEELPFWSDVVLGFRSMTKEELKKFPQHKFGQAFTTLKCDCPSYLVWLEKRLKENGSQVYARRVEDLWELHNKYDIIVNCSGIGSRELMGDLEIYPVRGQVLKVHAPWVKHFIRDGDGLTYIYPGIHNVTLGGTRQKDNWSLSPDPSSSKDIFDRCCVLEPSLQRAQNVMVRVGLRPSRLAVRLQKEMLVHGGKKLPVVHNYGHGSGGFSVHRGTAKEAARLVGECIAALEGSSSKAKL; from the exons ATGCTTCTGCGCACTTCTAAACAATCTCTGGAGAACAGCTCTTGCCAGACAGAATCTGGATTCTTTACTCATAAG CATATGGCTGAGCGAAAGATCGCAGTTGTTGGTGCTGGGTTGATTGGCCTGTCTACAGCTGTGTACATTTCAGAATCTATTCCCAAATGCTCTGTGACTGTAATTTCAGAGAGATTTACTCCCAACACAACAAGTGATGTAGCAGCTGGAATGCTTATTCCACACACTTACCCAG GCACACCAGTTCACCAGCAAAAGCAGTGGTTTAGGGAGACTTTTGACTATCTTTTTGAAATCAGTAATTCATCTGAGGCTTCAGATGCTGGCATTCATCTGGTGTCTGG CTGGCAGATCTTTAAAACCATCCCTGATGAAGAGTTACCATTTTGGTCTGATGTTGTCCTGGGATTTCGTTCAATGACTAAAGAGGAGTTGAAGAAATTTCCACAGCACAAATTTGGTCAGGCCTTTACTACGCTGAAATGTGACTGCCCATCCTATCTGGTGTGGTTGGAGAAAAG GTTGAAAGAAAATGGCAGCCAGGTGTATGCAAGACGAGTAGAAGATCTGTGGGAACTGCATAACAAATATGACATCATTGTCAATTGTTCAGGCATTGGATCCAGAGAACTCATGGGTGACTTGGAAATATATCCTGTGAGAGGTCAAGTACTCAAGGTTCATGCTCCTTGGGTGAAACACTTCATCCGGGATGGGGACGGATTAACCTACATTTATCCGGGAATACACAATGTAACATTAGGTGGGACAAGGCAAAAGGACAACTGGAGCTTATCCCCAGATCCTAGCAGTAGCAAAGACATATTTGACAGATGTTGTGTTCTTGAACCCTCACTTCAAAGAGCCCAGAATGTGATGGTGAGGGTGGGTCTGAGGCCATCCAGGTTAGCTGTGAGACTGCAAAAAGAGATGCTGGTCCATGGTGGGAAAAAATTGCCTGTGGTTCACAACTATGGACATGGTTCGGGTGGTTTTTCAGTGCACAGGGGCACTGCCAAAGAGGCTGCTCGACTGGTGGGAGAATGTATTGCTGCTCTGGAAGGCTCCTCTTCAAAGGCAAAGTTATAA